The Epinephelus lanceolatus isolate andai-2023 chromosome 8, ASM4190304v1, whole genome shotgun sequence genome includes a window with the following:
- the naca gene encoding nascent polypeptide-associated complex subunit alpha isoform X1 — MPGEATETVPVTEQEMQQPQVETATPPAPATSQKPQAASGPAKPKGKDAKSAQGASAPKAVPGRRKRSSMSASSASPTSPKSASSNTPMSPLSPVSPVPSPLAASPGSSPGHAHRFTPKVVKAGKQGKVKKGEAFVPAPAPVECKVIPEHEKPIEAVPIQTVVEAKPVAFVPAPVECQVTPENIKPVEAIPKQAVVEAKPAPVEPSKPFPAAAKPIAAPAAFKVTSKPAVAAPVSFSDTLASSPPSSFEFKASSPKAAPVIAATDDDLPPLIPPEKPVKMPEPVPSVEPKSVPVEAAKPAPIEAPKMSPAKIEAIMEAPPSKPAPIEIIKPAAEAKPTPVEAVEAKPAPVEVKLAAEAKPAPIEVKPAAEAKPAPVEAAKPAAEAKPAPVEVKLAVESKPAPVEAAKPAAEAKPAPVEAAKPAAEARPAPVEAAKPATEAEPAPVEAAKPATKAEPAPVEAAKPATEAKPAPVEAAKPATEAKPAPVEAAKPVIEATPAPVEAAKPAAEAKPAPVEAAKPAPVEAAKPAAEAKPAPVEAAKPAAEAKPPAVEATLPPVEPAKPAAEAKLAEVKEAPAEVPKPAKPAAEPSSTPLKPAPVESAVPAPPPHKLTFAEAVAKPAPVKPVVISTAPSEPISPPKPAPTPAKTPVKVEPVIKNDKGSGTESDSDDSVPELEEQDSAQTQTQQAQLAAAAEIDEEPVSKAKQSRSEKKARKAMSKLGLRQVTGVTRVTIRKSKNILFVITKPDVYKSPASDTYIVFGEAKIEDLSQQAQLAAAEKFKVQGEAVSNIQENTQTPTVQEESEEEEVDETGVEVKDIELVMSQANVSRAKAVRALKNNNNDIVNAIMELTM; from the exons GCCTCAAGTGGAGACCG CTACACCTCCTGCCCCAGCTACCTCCCAGAAACCTCAGGCAGCTTCTGGCCCTGCAAAGCCTAAAGGCAAAGATGCCAAGAGTGCACAGGGTGCCTCTGCCCCAAAGGCTGTCCCTGGCAGAAGAAAACGATCCTCAATGTCTGCCTCCTCCGCTTCTCCCACCTCACCTAAATCTGCTTCCTCCAATACCCCCATGTCGCCTTTGTCGCCTGTATCCCCTGTGCCATCTCCCCTAGCTGCCTCACCTGGCAGTTCTCCTGGTCATGCTCACCGCTTCACCCCAAAAGTTGTCAAGGCTGGCAAACAGGGAAAAGTTAAGAAAGGAGAGGCATTTGTGCCTGCCCCTGCCCCTGTTGAGTGCAAGGTCATACCAGAACACGAAAAACCAATAGAGGCTGTCCCCATTCAAACTGTAGTTGAAGCCAAACCTGTTGCATTTGTGCCTGCTCCTGTGGAGTGCCAGGTCACACCTGAAAATATAAAACCAGTAGAGGCCATCCCCAAGCAAGCTGTAGTTGAAGCTAAACCAGCTCCAGTTGAGCCAAGCAAACCCTTCCCAGCCGCTGCAAAGCCTATTGCAGCTCCAGCTGCTTTTAAAGTTACCTCAAAACCTGCTGTGGCAGCTCCAGTTTCATTTTCAGATACTCTTGCCTCCAGCCCTCCCTCGTCATTTGAATTTAAGGCATCTTCACCGAAAGCTGCTCCTGTTATTGCAGCTACTGATGATGATCTGCCTCCCCTCATCCCACCTGAGAAACCAGTTAAAATGCCAGAACCAGTACCCTCTGTAGAGCCCAAGTCTGTGCCTGTTGAGGCCGCTAAACCAGCTCCCATTGAAGCTCCTAAAATGTCCCCAGCCAAAATTGAGGCCATTATGGAGGCCCCCCCAAGCAAACCTGCTCCCATTGAGATTATCAAGCCTGCTGCTGAAGCCAAACCTACACCAGTTGAAGCTGTTGAGGCCAAGCCTGCTCCGGTTGAAGTTAAGCTAGCTGCTGAGGCCAAACCTGCTCCTATTGAGGTTAAGCCAGCTGCTGAAGCCAAACCTGCTCCTGTTGAGGCTGCTAAACCTGCTGCTGAGGCCAAACCTGCTCCTGTTGAAGTTAAGCTAGCTGTAGAGTCCAAACCTGCTCCTGTTGAGGCTGCTAAGCCAGCTGCTGAGGCCAAACCTGCTCCTGTTGAGGCTGCTAAGCCAGCTGCTGAGGCCAGACCTGCTCCTGTTGAGGCTGCTAAGCCAGCCACTGAGGCCGAACCTGCTCCTGTTGAGGCTGCTAAGCCAGCCACTAAGGCCGAACCTGCTCCTGTTGAGGCTGCTAAGCCAGCCACTGAGGCCAAACCTGCTCCTGTTGAGGCTGCTAAGCCAGCCACTGAGGCCAAACCTGCTCCAGTTGAGGCTGCTAAACCAGTTATTGAGGCCACACCTGCTCCTGTTGAGGCTGCTAAACCAGCTGCTGAGGCCAAGCCTGCTCCTGTTGAGGCTGCCAAGCCTGCTCCAGTTGAAGCTGCTAAGCCAGCTGCTGAGGCCAAGCCTGCTCCAGTTGAAGCTGCTAAGCCAGCTGCTGAGGCCAAACCGCCAGCTGTTGAGGCCACACTTCCTCCAGTTGAACCTGCTAAACCAGCTGCTGAGGCCAAATTGGCTGAGGTTAAGGAGGCACCTGCTGAGGTCCCCAAGCCTGCCAAACCAGCAGCTGAGCCCTCATCTACTCCCTTAAAACCCGCTCCAGTTGAGTCTGCTGTTCCTGCCCCACCTCCCCACAAACTCACATTTGCTGAGGCAGTCGCAAAACCAGCTCCTGTTAAACCTGTAGTAATCAGCACAGCTCCCTCTGAGCCCATCTCACCACCCAAACCTGCCCCCACGCCCGCTAAAACCCCAGTCAAGGTGGAGCCTGTGATCAAGAACGACAAGg GATCCGGTACTGAGTCAGACAGCGATGACTCAGTCCCTGAGCTGGAGGAACAGGACtctgcacagacacagacacagcaagCTCAG CTTGCAGCAGCTGCCGAAATAGACGAGGAacctgtcagcaaagccaaacAGAGCCGCAGTGAAAAAAAGGCACGAAAG GCAATGTCAAAGCTTGGTCTCAGGCAGGTAACAGGGGTCACCAGGGTCACCATTCGCAAGTCAAAGAACATCCTGTTTGTCATCACCAAACCAGACGTCTACAAGAGCCCTGCATCAGACACATACATCGTCTTCGGTGAAGCTAAG ATCGAAGATCTGTCCCAGCAAGCCCAGCTGGCTGCCGCAGAAAAGTTCAAGGTACAGGGAGAAGCCGTATCAAACAtccaggaaaacacacagacgcCAACAGTACAGGAGGAGAGCGAAGAAGAAGAG GTTGATGAGACCGGAGTTGAGGTCAAGGATATTGAACTCGTCATGTCACAAGCCAACGTGTCGCGGGCGAAGGCTGTACGCgccctgaaaaacaacaacaacgacatTGTCAATGCTATTATG GAGTTGACAATGTAA
- the naca gene encoding nascent polypeptide-associated complex subunit alpha isoform X2, whose translation MPGEATETVPVTEQEMQQPQVETATPPAPATSQKPQAASGPAKPKGKDAKSAQGASAPKAVPGRRKRSSMSASSASPTSPKSASSNTPMSPLSPVSPVPSPLAASPGSSPGHAHRFTPKVVKAGKQGKVKKGEAFVPAPAPVECKVIPEHEKPIEAVPIQTVVEAKPVAFVPAPVECQVTPENIKPVEAIPKQAVVEAKPAPVEPSKPFPAAAKPIAAPAAFKVTSKPAVAAPVSFSDTLASSPPSSFEFKASSPKAAPVIAATDDDLPPLIPPEKPVKMPEPVPSVEPKSVPVEAAKPAPIEAPKMSPAKIEAIMEAPPSKPAPIEIIKPAAEAKPTPVEAVEAKPAPVEVKPAAEAKPAPVEAAKPAAEAKPAPVEVKLAVESKPAPVEAAKPAAEAKPAPVEAAKPAAEARPAPVEAAKPATEAEPAPVEAAKPATKAEPAPVEAAKPATEAKPAPVEAAKPATEAKPAPVEAAKPVIEATPAPVEAAKPAAEAKPAPVEAAKPAPVEAAKPAAEAKPAPVEAAKPAAEAKPPAVEATLPPVEPAKPAAEAKLAEVKEAPAEVPKPAKPAAEPSSTPLKPAPVESAVPAPPPHKLTFAEAVAKPAPVKPVVISTAPSEPISPPKPAPTPAKTPVKVEPVIKNDKGSGTESDSDDSVPELEEQDSAQTQTQQAQLAAAAEIDEEPVSKAKQSRSEKKARKAMSKLGLRQVTGVTRVTIRKSKNILFVITKPDVYKSPASDTYIVFGEAKIEDLSQQAQLAAAEKFKVQGEAVSNIQENTQTPTVQEESEEEEVDETGVEVKDIELVMSQANVSRAKAVRALKNNNNDIVNAIMELTM comes from the exons GCCTCAAGTGGAGACCG CTACACCTCCTGCCCCAGCTACCTCCCAGAAACCTCAGGCAGCTTCTGGCCCTGCAAAGCCTAAAGGCAAAGATGCCAAGAGTGCACAGGGTGCCTCTGCCCCAAAGGCTGTCCCTGGCAGAAGAAAACGATCCTCAATGTCTGCCTCCTCCGCTTCTCCCACCTCACCTAAATCTGCTTCCTCCAATACCCCCATGTCGCCTTTGTCGCCTGTATCCCCTGTGCCATCTCCCCTAGCTGCCTCACCTGGCAGTTCTCCTGGTCATGCTCACCGCTTCACCCCAAAAGTTGTCAAGGCTGGCAAACAGGGAAAAGTTAAGAAAGGAGAGGCATTTGTGCCTGCCCCTGCCCCTGTTGAGTGCAAGGTCATACCAGAACACGAAAAACCAATAGAGGCTGTCCCCATTCAAACTGTAGTTGAAGCCAAACCTGTTGCATTTGTGCCTGCTCCTGTGGAGTGCCAGGTCACACCTGAAAATATAAAACCAGTAGAGGCCATCCCCAAGCAAGCTGTAGTTGAAGCTAAACCAGCTCCAGTTGAGCCAAGCAAACCCTTCCCAGCCGCTGCAAAGCCTATTGCAGCTCCAGCTGCTTTTAAAGTTACCTCAAAACCTGCTGTGGCAGCTCCAGTTTCATTTTCAGATACTCTTGCCTCCAGCCCTCCCTCGTCATTTGAATTTAAGGCATCTTCACCGAAAGCTGCTCCTGTTATTGCAGCTACTGATGATGATCTGCCTCCCCTCATCCCACCTGAGAAACCAGTTAAAATGCCAGAACCAGTACCCTCTGTAGAGCCCAAGTCTGTGCCTGTTGAGGCCGCTAAACCAGCTCCCATTGAAGCTCCTAAAATGTCCCCAGCCAAAATTGAGGCCATTATGGAGGCCCCCCCAAGCAAACCTGCTCCCATTGAGATTATCAAGCCTGCTGCTGAAGCCAAACCTACACCAGTTGAAGCTGTTGAGGCCAAGCCTGCTCCGGTTGAA GTTAAGCCAGCTGCTGAAGCCAAACCTGCTCCTGTTGAGGCTGCTAAACCTGCTGCTGAGGCCAAACCTGCTCCTGTTGAAGTTAAGCTAGCTGTAGAGTCCAAACCTGCTCCTGTTGAGGCTGCTAAGCCAGCTGCTGAGGCCAAACCTGCTCCTGTTGAGGCTGCTAAGCCAGCTGCTGAGGCCAGACCTGCTCCTGTTGAGGCTGCTAAGCCAGCCACTGAGGCCGAACCTGCTCCTGTTGAGGCTGCTAAGCCAGCCACTAAGGCCGAACCTGCTCCTGTTGAGGCTGCTAAGCCAGCCACTGAGGCCAAACCTGCTCCTGTTGAGGCTGCTAAGCCAGCCACTGAGGCCAAACCTGCTCCAGTTGAGGCTGCTAAACCAGTTATTGAGGCCACACCTGCTCCTGTTGAGGCTGCTAAACCAGCTGCTGAGGCCAAGCCTGCTCCTGTTGAGGCTGCCAAGCCTGCTCCAGTTGAAGCTGCTAAGCCAGCTGCTGAGGCCAAGCCTGCTCCAGTTGAAGCTGCTAAGCCAGCTGCTGAGGCCAAACCGCCAGCTGTTGAGGCCACACTTCCTCCAGTTGAACCTGCTAAACCAGCTGCTGAGGCCAAATTGGCTGAGGTTAAGGAGGCACCTGCTGAGGTCCCCAAGCCTGCCAAACCAGCAGCTGAGCCCTCATCTACTCCCTTAAAACCCGCTCCAGTTGAGTCTGCTGTTCCTGCCCCACCTCCCCACAAACTCACATTTGCTGAGGCAGTCGCAAAACCAGCTCCTGTTAAACCTGTAGTAATCAGCACAGCTCCCTCTGAGCCCATCTCACCACCCAAACCTGCCCCCACGCCCGCTAAAACCCCAGTCAAGGTGGAGCCTGTGATCAAGAACGACAAGg GATCCGGTACTGAGTCAGACAGCGATGACTCAGTCCCTGAGCTGGAGGAACAGGACtctgcacagacacagacacagcaagCTCAG CTTGCAGCAGCTGCCGAAATAGACGAGGAacctgtcagcaaagccaaacAGAGCCGCAGTGAAAAAAAGGCACGAAAG GCAATGTCAAAGCTTGGTCTCAGGCAGGTAACAGGGGTCACCAGGGTCACCATTCGCAAGTCAAAGAACATCCTGTTTGTCATCACCAAACCAGACGTCTACAAGAGCCCTGCATCAGACACATACATCGTCTTCGGTGAAGCTAAG ATCGAAGATCTGTCCCAGCAAGCCCAGCTGGCTGCCGCAGAAAAGTTCAAGGTACAGGGAGAAGCCGTATCAAACAtccaggaaaacacacagacgcCAACAGTACAGGAGGAGAGCGAAGAAGAAGAG GTTGATGAGACCGGAGTTGAGGTCAAGGATATTGAACTCGTCATGTCACAAGCCAACGTGTCGCGGGCGAAGGCTGTACGCgccctgaaaaacaacaacaacgacatTGTCAATGCTATTATG GAGTTGACAATGTAA
- the naca gene encoding nascent polypeptide-associated complex subunit alpha isoform X3: MPGEATETVPVTEQEMQQPQVETATPPAPATSQKPQAASGPAKPKGKDAKSAQGASAPKAVPGRRKRSSMSASSASPTSPKSASSNTPMSPLSPVSPVPSPLAASPGSSPGHAHRFTPKVVKAGKQGKVKKGEAFVPAPAPVECKVIPEHEKPIEAVPIQTVVEAKPVAFVPAPVECQVTPENIKPVEAIPKQAVVEAKPAPVEPSKPFPAAAKPIAAPAAFKVTSKPAVAAPVSFSDTLASSPPSSFEFKASSPKAAPVIAATDDDLPPLIPPEKPVKMPEPVPSVEPKSVPVEAAKPAPIEAPKMSPAKIEAIMEAPPSKPAPIEIIKPAAEAKPTPVEAVEAKPAPVEVKLAAEAKPAPIEVKPAAEAKPAPVEAAKPAAEAKPAPVEVKLAVESKPAPVEAAKPAAEAKPAPVEAAKPAAEARPAPVEAAKPATEAEPAPVEAAKPATKAEPAPVEAAKPATEAKPAPVEAAKPATEAKPAPVEAAKPVIEATPAPVEAAKPAAEAKPAPVEAAKPAPVEAAKPAAEAKPAPVEAAKPAAEAKPPAVEAKLAEVKEAPAEVPKPAKPAAEPSSTPLKPAPVESAVPAPPPHKLTFAEAVAKPAPVKPVVISTAPSEPISPPKPAPTPAKTPVKVEPVIKNDKGSGTESDSDDSVPELEEQDSAQTQTQQAQLAAAAEIDEEPVSKAKQSRSEKKARKAMSKLGLRQVTGVTRVTIRKSKNILFVITKPDVYKSPASDTYIVFGEAKIEDLSQQAQLAAAEKFKVQGEAVSNIQENTQTPTVQEESEEEEVDETGVEVKDIELVMSQANVSRAKAVRALKNNNNDIVNAIMELTM, from the exons GCCTCAAGTGGAGACCG CTACACCTCCTGCCCCAGCTACCTCCCAGAAACCTCAGGCAGCTTCTGGCCCTGCAAAGCCTAAAGGCAAAGATGCCAAGAGTGCACAGGGTGCCTCTGCCCCAAAGGCTGTCCCTGGCAGAAGAAAACGATCCTCAATGTCTGCCTCCTCCGCTTCTCCCACCTCACCTAAATCTGCTTCCTCCAATACCCCCATGTCGCCTTTGTCGCCTGTATCCCCTGTGCCATCTCCCCTAGCTGCCTCACCTGGCAGTTCTCCTGGTCATGCTCACCGCTTCACCCCAAAAGTTGTCAAGGCTGGCAAACAGGGAAAAGTTAAGAAAGGAGAGGCATTTGTGCCTGCCCCTGCCCCTGTTGAGTGCAAGGTCATACCAGAACACGAAAAACCAATAGAGGCTGTCCCCATTCAAACTGTAGTTGAAGCCAAACCTGTTGCATTTGTGCCTGCTCCTGTGGAGTGCCAGGTCACACCTGAAAATATAAAACCAGTAGAGGCCATCCCCAAGCAAGCTGTAGTTGAAGCTAAACCAGCTCCAGTTGAGCCAAGCAAACCCTTCCCAGCCGCTGCAAAGCCTATTGCAGCTCCAGCTGCTTTTAAAGTTACCTCAAAACCTGCTGTGGCAGCTCCAGTTTCATTTTCAGATACTCTTGCCTCCAGCCCTCCCTCGTCATTTGAATTTAAGGCATCTTCACCGAAAGCTGCTCCTGTTATTGCAGCTACTGATGATGATCTGCCTCCCCTCATCCCACCTGAGAAACCAGTTAAAATGCCAGAACCAGTACCCTCTGTAGAGCCCAAGTCTGTGCCTGTTGAGGCCGCTAAACCAGCTCCCATTGAAGCTCCTAAAATGTCCCCAGCCAAAATTGAGGCCATTATGGAGGCCCCCCCAAGCAAACCTGCTCCCATTGAGATTATCAAGCCTGCTGCTGAAGCCAAACCTACACCAGTTGAAGCTGTTGAGGCCAAGCCTGCTCCGGTTGAAGTTAAGCTAGCTGCTGAGGCCAAACCTGCTCCTATTGAGGTTAAGCCAGCTGCTGAAGCCAAACCTGCTCCTGTTGAGGCTGCTAAACCTGCTGCTGAGGCCAAACCTGCTCCTGTTGAAGTTAAGCTAGCTGTAGAGTCCAAACCTGCTCCTGTTGAGGCTGCTAAGCCAGCTGCTGAGGCCAAACCTGCTCCTGTTGAGGCTGCTAAGCCAGCTGCTGAGGCCAGACCTGCTCCTGTTGAGGCTGCTAAGCCAGCCACTGAGGCCGAACCTGCTCCTGTTGAGGCTGCTAAGCCAGCCACTAAGGCCGAACCTGCTCCTGTTGAGGCTGCTAAGCCAGCCACTGAGGCCAAACCTGCTCCTGTTGAGGCTGCTAAGCCAGCCACTGAGGCCAAACCTGCTCCAGTTGAGGCTGCTAAACCAGTTATTGAGGCCACACCTGCTCCTGTTGAGGCTGCTAAACCAGCTGCTGAGGCCAAGCCTGCTCCTGTTGAGGCTGCCAAGCCTGCTCCAGTTGAAGCTGCTAAGCCAGCTGCTGAGGCCAAGCCTGCTCCAGTTGAAGCTGCTAAGCCAGCTGCTGAGGCCAAACCGCCAGCTGTTGAG GCCAAATTGGCTGAGGTTAAGGAGGCACCTGCTGAGGTCCCCAAGCCTGCCAAACCAGCAGCTGAGCCCTCATCTACTCCCTTAAAACCCGCTCCAGTTGAGTCTGCTGTTCCTGCCCCACCTCCCCACAAACTCACATTTGCTGAGGCAGTCGCAAAACCAGCTCCTGTTAAACCTGTAGTAATCAGCACAGCTCCCTCTGAGCCCATCTCACCACCCAAACCTGCCCCCACGCCCGCTAAAACCCCAGTCAAGGTGGAGCCTGTGATCAAGAACGACAAGg GATCCGGTACTGAGTCAGACAGCGATGACTCAGTCCCTGAGCTGGAGGAACAGGACtctgcacagacacagacacagcaagCTCAG CTTGCAGCAGCTGCCGAAATAGACGAGGAacctgtcagcaaagccaaacAGAGCCGCAGTGAAAAAAAGGCACGAAAG GCAATGTCAAAGCTTGGTCTCAGGCAGGTAACAGGGGTCACCAGGGTCACCATTCGCAAGTCAAAGAACATCCTGTTTGTCATCACCAAACCAGACGTCTACAAGAGCCCTGCATCAGACACATACATCGTCTTCGGTGAAGCTAAG ATCGAAGATCTGTCCCAGCAAGCCCAGCTGGCTGCCGCAGAAAAGTTCAAGGTACAGGGAGAAGCCGTATCAAACAtccaggaaaacacacagacgcCAACAGTACAGGAGGAGAGCGAAGAAGAAGAG GTTGATGAGACCGGAGTTGAGGTCAAGGATATTGAACTCGTCATGTCACAAGCCAACGTGTCGCGGGCGAAGGCTGTACGCgccctgaaaaacaacaacaacgacatTGTCAATGCTATTATG GAGTTGACAATGTAA
- the naca gene encoding nascent polypeptide-associated complex subunit alpha isoform X4, whose protein sequence is MPGEATETVPVTEQEMQQPQVETAAGVLNSSAPPETAVPEMAIPVGKPVPLENAPETSVPDPETGSPEEASIQTTVDQANGVAATQETQKVTEQTDETGLAETPVTQQEATADPAEAATEAPADLPVPEESVPSAETPSAPSEEPHALEEAALTAEVLSQEAVVCAEETVSQEVEQISVEAEVSGDKPDAVAEEIPSDLKPSAPEDVSVNSEDVTTTDAPKTEEEDSKNLSQDAPQEEALPGDVNVDVATQNEDPDIKEAVTLVSKAIQSKESSKCEGPSLSTRHLSGSGTESDSDDSVPELEEQDSAQTQTQQAQLAAAAEIDEEPVSKAKQSRSEKKARKAMSKLGLRQVTGVTRVTIRKSKNILFVITKPDVYKSPASDTYIVFGEAKIEDLSQQAQLAAAEKFKVQGEAVSNIQENTQTPTVQEESEEEEVDETGVEVKDIELVMSQANVSRAKAVRALKNNNNDIVNAIMELTM, encoded by the exons GCCTCAAGTGGAGACCG CTGCTGGAGTATTGAATTCTTCTGCTCCCCCTGAGACGGCCGTTCCTGAGATGGCCATCCCTGTGGGCAAGCCAGTCCCACTGGAGAATGCTCCAGAAACCTCTGTTCCCGATCCAGAGACAGGCTCCCCAGAAGAAGCTAGCATTCAGACTACTGTTGATCAAGCAAATGGCGTAGCTGCAACTCAAGAAACTCAAAAAGTGACCGAGCAAACTGACGAGACTGGTTTGGCGGAAACACCTGTCACGCAGCAAGAGGCGACTGCTGACCCAGCAGAGGCTGCAACAGAGGCACCAGCTGACTTACCAGTTCCTGAAGAATCTGTGCCTTCTGCTGAGACTCCCAGTGCTCCCTCAGAAGAGCCACATGCTCTTGAAGAAGCGGCTCTAACTGCAGAGGTCCTTAGTCAGGAGGCTGTTGTTTGTGCTGAAGAAACGGTCAGCCAAGAGGTGGAGCAGATTTCTGTTGAAGCAGAGGTCTCTGGAGACAAGCCCGATGCAGTGGCAGAAGAAATTCCCAGTGATCTGAAGCCATCTGCTCCTGAAGACGTCAGTGTAAACAGTGAAGATGTCACAACAACCGATGCCCCAAAGACTGAGGAAGAAGACTCGAAGAATCTTAGCCAGGATGCACCTCAAGAGGAAGCATTGCCTGGTGACGTGAACGTAGACGTGGCCACTCAAAATGAAGATCCTGATATTAAAGAAGCTGTTACACTCGTCTCCAAAGCCATTCAGTCAAAGGAGTCCTCCAAATGTGAAGGCCCATCTCTTTCCACTCGCCACCTGTCAG GATCCGGTACTGAGTCAGACAGCGATGACTCAGTCCCTGAGCTGGAGGAACAGGACtctgcacagacacagacacagcaagCTCAG CTTGCAGCAGCTGCCGAAATAGACGAGGAacctgtcagcaaagccaaacAGAGCCGCAGTGAAAAAAAGGCACGAAAG GCAATGTCAAAGCTTGGTCTCAGGCAGGTAACAGGGGTCACCAGGGTCACCATTCGCAAGTCAAAGAACATCCTGTTTGTCATCACCAAACCAGACGTCTACAAGAGCCCTGCATCAGACACATACATCGTCTTCGGTGAAGCTAAG ATCGAAGATCTGTCCCAGCAAGCCCAGCTGGCTGCCGCAGAAAAGTTCAAGGTACAGGGAGAAGCCGTATCAAACAtccaggaaaacacacagacgcCAACAGTACAGGAGGAGAGCGAAGAAGAAGAG GTTGATGAGACCGGAGTTGAGGTCAAGGATATTGAACTCGTCATGTCACAAGCCAACGTGTCGCGGGCGAAGGCTGTACGCgccctgaaaaacaacaacaacgacatTGTCAATGCTATTATG GAGTTGACAATGTAA
- the naca gene encoding nascent polypeptide-associated complex subunit alpha isoform X5 encodes MPGEATETVPVTEQEMQQPQVETGSGTESDSDDSVPELEEQDSAQTQTQQAQLAAAAEIDEEPVSKAKQSRSEKKARKAMSKLGLRQVTGVTRVTIRKSKNILFVITKPDVYKSPASDTYIVFGEAKIEDLSQQAQLAAAEKFKVQGEAVSNIQENTQTPTVQEESEEEEVDETGVEVKDIELVMSQANVSRAKAVRALKNNNNDIVNAIMELTM; translated from the exons GCCTCAAGTGGAGACCG GATCCGGTACTGAGTCAGACAGCGATGACTCAGTCCCTGAGCTGGAGGAACAGGACtctgcacagacacagacacagcaagCTCAG CTTGCAGCAGCTGCCGAAATAGACGAGGAacctgtcagcaaagccaaacAGAGCCGCAGTGAAAAAAAGGCACGAAAG GCAATGTCAAAGCTTGGTCTCAGGCAGGTAACAGGGGTCACCAGGGTCACCATTCGCAAGTCAAAGAACATCCTGTTTGTCATCACCAAACCAGACGTCTACAAGAGCCCTGCATCAGACACATACATCGTCTTCGGTGAAGCTAAG ATCGAAGATCTGTCCCAGCAAGCCCAGCTGGCTGCCGCAGAAAAGTTCAAGGTACAGGGAGAAGCCGTATCAAACAtccaggaaaacacacagacgcCAACAGTACAGGAGGAGAGCGAAGAAGAAGAG GTTGATGAGACCGGAGTTGAGGTCAAGGATATTGAACTCGTCATGTCACAAGCCAACGTGTCGCGGGCGAAGGCTGTACGCgccctgaaaaacaacaacaacgacatTGTCAATGCTATTATG GAGTTGACAATGTAA
- the LOC117258911 gene encoding prostaglandin E synthase 3-like yields MHPATAKWYDRRDSVFIEFCVADSKDVKINFDKTKCGFSCLGGTDNVKHENEIDLFEAIDENESKHKRTDRSVLCYLRKAQPGKPWPRLTKEKTKLSWLSVDFNNWKDWEDDSDEEMGNFDQFSEMMNNMGGEDDLHDLDGADDDDSADSDDEKLPDLE; encoded by the exons AT GCATCCAGCAACTGCCAAGTGGTACGATAGGAGGGACTCCGTTTTTATAGAGTTCTGTGTAGCTGACAGCAAAGATGTTAAAATCAATTTTGATAAAACAAAGTGTGGTTTCAG TTGTCTTGGAGGAACTGACAATGTCAAACATGAGAATGAAATAGACCTTTTTGAAGCCATCGATGAAAAT GAATCCAAACATAAACGCACAGATCGTTCAGTGTTGTGCTATTTAAGAAAAGCACAGCCAGGGAAGCCATGGCCGAGGCTAACAAAAGAGAAGACTAAG CTGAGTTGGCTCAGTGTTGACTTCAACAACTGGAAGGACTGGGAGGATGACTCAGATGAGGAGATGGGCAACTTCGATCAATTCTCAGAG ATGATGAACAACATGGGGGGTGAGGATGACCTGCATGATCTAGATGGTGCAGATGAt GATGATTCTGCAGATAGCGATGATGAGA AATTGCCAGACTTGGAATAG